One region of Triticum aestivum cultivar Chinese Spring chromosome 6B, IWGSC CS RefSeq v2.1, whole genome shotgun sequence genomic DNA includes:
- the LOC123139355 gene encoding mannose-P-dolichol utilization defect 1 protein homolog 2 isoform X1 — MIPVCHMLCSVTTNGAFQSWPVDRKTCSTAPTALTLKLSREPSSLIACCMRKPSTGTRLLPGFQSLEPLEMSTGRILATGTPPKIFGMDIGYIWSASLDATISPRDSLLPFLSTVLGYFIIAGSIVTKLPQILKILKHGSVRGLSVASFELELIGYTIALAYCIHKGLPFSAYGELAFLLIQAIILIGIIYYYSPPMGTKTWMKALIYCGLAPTVLAGKIDPGLFEILYASQHAIFFCARVPQIWKNFTNKSTGELSFLTSFMNFAGSLVRVFTSIQEKTPLSVLMGSVIGIVTNGTILGQIAMYQKPAPKKGKKEE; from the exons ATGATTCCTGTGTGCCACATGCTCTGTTCTGTCACCACCAATGGTGCATTCCAATCCTGGCCAGTTGACAGAAAAACATGCTCTACAGCCCCCACAGCTCTCACCCTAAAACTTTCAAGGGAACCTTCATCCTTGATTGCTTGCTGCATGAGGAAGCCTTCAACAGGAACCCGATTGCTGCCAGGTTTCCAAAGTTTGGAGCCCCTGGAGATGAGCACTGGAAGGATATTAGCCACTGGAACACCGCCGAAAATCTTCGGCATGGACATAGGGTACATCTGGTCAGCCTCGCTGGATGCTACCATCTCTCCCAGGGACTCCCTTCTACCGTTCTTGTCAACAGTCCTTGGGTACTTCATCATTGCTGGATCTATCGTCACCAAGCTCCCTCAG ATACTAAAGATTTTGAAGCATGGAAGTGTTAGAGGACTTAGTGTAGCCTCCTTTGAGCTTGAGCTCATTGGCTACACAATTGCTCTGGCATATTGTATTCATAAAGGACTGCCCTTTTCAGCTTATGGAGAGCTAGCTTTTCTGCTGATTCAAG CAATTATCTTGATTGGAATCATTTACTATTACTCGCCACCAATGGGAACCAAAACATGGATGAAAGCTTTGAT ATATTGTGGACTAGCTCCGACTGTTTTGGCTGGAAAAATTGATCCGGGTCTTTTTGAAATCCTTTAT GCTTCACAGCATGCCATCTTCTTTTGTGCTAGAGTACCGCAGATCTGGAAAAATTTCACA AATAAGAGCACTGGCGAGCTGAGCTTCCTGACTTCTTTCATGAACTTCGCTGGTTCCCTTG TAAGAGTTTTTACCAGCATCCAGGAGAAGACTCCGTTAAGTG TACTTATGGGCTCTGTAATCGGCATCGTGACAAACGGTACGATCCTGGGTCAGATAGCGATGTACCAAAAGCCTGCGCCGAAGAAAGGGAAGAAAGAAGAGTAA
- the LOC123139355 gene encoding mannose-P-dolichol utilization defect 1 protein homolog 2 isoform X2 produces MWRLANLEMTELEILGMNFGCVLSALSDAKIPEKECLLPLVSKLLGYCIVAASTTVKLPQILKILKHGSVRGLSVASFELELIGYTIALAYCIHKGLPFSAYGELAFLLIQAIILIGIIYYYSPPMGTKTWMKALIYCGLAPTVLAGKIDPGLFEILYASQHAIFFCARVPQIWKNFTNKSTGELSFLTSFMNFAGSLVRVFTSIQEKTPLSVLMGSVIGIVTNGTILGQIAMYQKPAPKKGKKEE; encoded by the exons ATGTGGAGATTGGCGAATCTGGAGATGACGGAGCTGGAGATCCTGGGCATGAACTTCGGCTGCGTCCTCTCGGCGCTGTCGGACGCCAAGATCCCGGAGAAAGAGTGCCTGCTCCCGCTCGTCTCCAAGCTCCTCGGCTACTGCATCGTGGCCGCCTCCACCACCGTCAAGCTCCCGCAG ATACTAAAGATTTTGAAGCATGGAAGTGTTAGAGGACTTAGTGTAGCCTCCTTTGAGCTTGAGCTCATTGGCTACACAATTGCTCTGGCATATTGTATTCATAAAGGACTGCCCTTTTCAGCTTATGGAGAGCTAGCTTTTCTGCTGATTCAAG CAATTATCTTGATTGGAATCATTTACTATTACTCGCCACCAATGGGAACCAAAACATGGATGAAAGCTTTGAT ATATTGTGGACTAGCTCCGACTGTTTTGGCTGGAAAAATTGATCCGGGTCTTTTTGAAATCCTTTAT GCTTCACAGCATGCCATCTTCTTTTGTGCTAGAGTACCGCAGATCTGGAAAAATTTCACA AATAAGAGCACTGGCGAGCTGAGCTTCCTGACTTCTTTCATGAACTTCGCTGGTTCCCTTG TAAGAGTTTTTACCAGCATCCAGGAGAAGACTCCGTTAAGTG TACTTATGGGCTCTGTAATCGGCATCGTGACAAACGGTACGATCCTGGGTCAGATAGCGATGTACCAAAAGCCTGCGCCGAAGAAAGGGAAGAAAGAAGAGTAA